A window from Candidatus Nitrospira neomarina encodes these proteins:
- a CDS encoding sensor histidine kinase produces MLAKHEHDLLYGQQIEQLYALAPVGIIASLVNGSILTVIQWNVISHGLLLTWFAGLFLLNGAWTLLWYQFTNASRHPQDSHRWGRRFLGGTLASGILWGTTGVVLFPESSIPHQIFLAFVVGGMIAGATAVYAPLQGAFYAYVLPAMTPLIVHFSLLEDERHMAMGGMCLLFVTMMCVTVRHNHSVTMASMTLNLELGKSNQALQREIGQREQAEVALRESREQLLSIVQSTDEGIISLNSQGKVMLWNTGAEALFGFSMEEMKGQTLECIIPERFRLAHQQGILRASRAGRKTVEGEMFELMGLRRDGSEFPLELSLGYWHKHGEIFFTGIVRDITARKEAERALKHRERELEQSQEELRALGAQLISAQEDERRRLSRELHDDMNQRLAMLSLEIDSIQRSLPESDPMQKALHHLNDQVSRLSDSVLHLAYQLHPSILDDLGLVVALQSSIKEFSQWENIAVMFQPRDVPQLLPQDIASCVYRLTQECLRNVAKHAEASQVSVEVRGVESGLQLVITDNGKGFIPESGLRGTRGLGLIGMKERIRVVQGTFEVKATQGKGTTVTAWIPLSPTS; encoded by the coding sequence GTGTTGGCTAAACACGAACACGATCTCTTGTATGGGCAGCAGATAGAGCAACTCTATGCCCTTGCACCGGTTGGGATTATTGCCTCTCTGGTTAATGGCTCCATTCTGACTGTTATCCAATGGAACGTAATCTCCCATGGCCTGTTACTGACCTGGTTTGCCGGCCTGTTCCTGCTCAACGGGGCATGGACCCTGCTCTGGTATCAATTTACAAACGCATCTCGACATCCGCAAGATTCCCATCGCTGGGGGCGGAGATTTCTAGGCGGGACCCTTGCCTCCGGCATTCTTTGGGGGACAACCGGTGTCGTACTCTTTCCTGAAAGCTCCATTCCGCATCAGATTTTTTTGGCATTTGTGGTAGGAGGCATGATTGCCGGGGCGACCGCAGTCTATGCGCCCTTGCAAGGGGCTTTTTATGCCTATGTTCTCCCGGCCATGACCCCGCTCATCGTTCATTTCTCTCTCCTGGAGGATGAACGGCATATGGCCATGGGAGGCATGTGTCTCCTTTTCGTGACCATGATGTGTGTCACCGTACGACACAACCATTCCGTCACGATGGCTTCAATGACCTTGAACCTCGAATTGGGCAAGTCCAACCAAGCCCTGCAACGCGAAATCGGTCAGCGTGAACAAGCAGAGGTGGCTCTTCGGGAAAGCCGGGAACAGTTACTTTCGATTGTGCAATCAACCGACGAGGGGATCATCTCGTTGAATAGTCAGGGGAAGGTCATGTTGTGGAATACAGGAGCGGAAGCCTTGTTTGGGTTTTCGATGGAGGAGATGAAAGGTCAGACGTTAGAGTGCATTATTCCCGAACGGTTTCGTCTGGCTCATCAACAGGGAATCTTGCGGGCCTCGCGAGCGGGGAGAAAGACCGTTGAAGGAGAAATGTTTGAGCTGATGGGACTTCGACGGGACGGCAGCGAATTCCCTCTTGAACTGTCTCTGGGATATTGGCACAAGCACGGAGAGATCTTTTTTACGGGTATTGTCCGGGATATCACGGCACGCAAGGAGGCAGAACGGGCCCTCAAGCACAGAGAGCGGGAACTCGAGCAGAGCCAGGAAGAGCTCCGGGCTCTTGGTGCACAACTCATTTCTGCTCAGGAAGATGAGCGCCGCCGTCTCTCTCGTGAATTGCACGATGATATGAATCAACGCTTAGCCATGCTCTCCCTCGAGATAGACTCTATTCAGAGGTCTCTGCCGGAGTCGGATCCGATGCAGAAGGCTCTTCACCACCTGAATGATCAAGTGTCTAGGCTTTCCGATAGCGTCCTGCATCTGGCCTATCAGCTTCATCCGTCGATTTTGGATGACCTGGGGTTAGTCGTGGCACTCCAGTCTTCTATTAAAGAATTTTCTCAATGGGAGAACATTGCGGTCATGTTTCAACCCCGGGATGTCCCTCAGCTCCTGCCTCAGGATATTGCGTCATGTGTGTATCGGTTGACGCAGGAATGTTTACGAAATGTGGCGAAGCATGCGGAGGCGTCGCAAGTGTCTGTGGAAGTGAGAGGGGTAGAGAGTGGCCTCCAACTTGTCATTACGGATAACGGTAAAGGATTCATCCCTGAGTCTGGCTTGCGAGGCACTCGCGGGTTAGGGCTGATTGGAATGAAAGAACGAATTCGTGTGGTGCAAGGCACCTTTGAGGTCAAGGCCACCCAGGGTAAAGGCACCACCGTTACTGCCTGGATTCCACTCTCCCCAACAAGTTAA
- a CDS encoding MlaE family ABC transporter permease, with product MDDSIIRCEGSWIIPHLTMLNTILTEIQWPLVRDLVWDVVNIRAMDTGGAIVLYRTIMELRSKGHQVSVEGLRPEFEELMQLVSSHWDRVHPALPGKEHKQKNFIWWVSRHAGHMVNALAFVGEATVHIFRSLRRPSLIRWRALFHSLDRDGYHALPITGLLAFLMGVVIAYQGAEQLRQFGANIFVVDLVGISLFREISPLIVAILIAGRSGSAYAAQIGTMKVTEELDAVRTLGLSPMQLLVLPRVFALVIAVPLLTVYADILGVIGGALVASSQLNVSGVEFVSRFEESVALRHFFIGIGKAPCFAVIIAMVGCYQGLQIRGNVDDVGKRTTIGVVQSIFLVIVFDAVCSIVFSWWNI from the coding sequence ATGGATGATTCCATCATTCGTTGTGAAGGGTCATGGATCATACCTCATCTCACAATGCTGAATACGATACTGACGGAAATCCAGTGGCCGCTGGTGAGAGATCTGGTTTGGGATGTGGTGAATATTCGGGCCATGGATACGGGTGGTGCGATTGTGCTGTATCGGACGATTATGGAGCTTCGTTCCAAAGGACACCAAGTCTCGGTTGAAGGCCTCCGTCCGGAGTTTGAGGAACTGATGCAATTAGTCTCGAGCCATTGGGATCGAGTTCATCCCGCATTGCCTGGGAAAGAGCATAAACAGAAAAATTTCATATGGTGGGTGTCCCGGCATGCCGGACATATGGTGAACGCGCTCGCGTTTGTCGGAGAGGCGACGGTTCATATTTTCCGCTCACTCCGACGACCTTCATTAATCCGATGGAGGGCGTTGTTCCATAGCCTGGACCGGGATGGTTATCATGCGTTGCCGATTACCGGGTTACTCGCTTTTCTTATGGGTGTGGTGATTGCGTATCAGGGTGCCGAACAATTGCGTCAGTTTGGAGCCAATATTTTTGTGGTGGATCTCGTCGGCATCTCATTGTTTCGTGAAATTTCTCCCTTGATCGTGGCCATTCTGATTGCCGGGCGTTCGGGATCAGCCTATGCCGCTCAGATTGGAACGATGAAGGTGACGGAAGAGTTGGATGCCGTCAGGACCCTGGGACTTTCGCCCATGCAATTGCTGGTACTTCCGCGGGTCTTTGCGCTCGTCATCGCGGTTCCCCTTTTGACGGTGTATGCGGATATTCTGGGAGTCATCGGAGGGGCATTGGTGGCTTCCAGTCAGCTGAATGTCAGCGGAGTGGAGTTTGTAAGTCGATTTGAAGAATCCGTGGCGCTCCGGCACTTTTTCATTGGGATTGGGAAAGCCCCCTGTTTCGCCGTGATCATCGCCATGGTCGGCTGTTATCAGGGGCTTCAGATCAGGGGTAATGTCGATGATGTGGGAAAGAGAACCACGATTGGGGTGGTTCAAAGTATTTTTCTGGTTATCGTGTTTGATGCGGTGTGTAGCATTGTCTTTAGTTGGTGGAATATTTAA
- a CDS encoding ABC transporter ATP-binding protein, whose translation MASEAIHHANPVIEVSHVCTRFGDAVVHEDVNLTIMSGEIFAIAGGNGSGKSTLLREIIGLHTPAEGTIRLFGQNVSGMGERGAQNVYRRLGVMFQQGGLFSSLTLAENVAVPLREHTDVSAELIRDIVAVKIATVELPMDSADKFPSELSGGMRRRAALARAIVMDPELLFLDEPTAGLDPIIAAGFDALVLQLKAVLGLTVVMVTHDLDSLWRIADRVAVLGNGTILGVGTMHELAESRDQIIHEYFHGPRGRAAQSQYEVS comes from the coding sequence ATGGCATCAGAAGCTATTCATCACGCAAATCCTGTTATTGAAGTGAGCCACGTGTGTACCCGGTTTGGTGACGCCGTTGTTCATGAGGATGTCAATTTAACGATTATGTCTGGGGAAATCTTTGCCATCGCCGGTGGCAATGGTTCAGGGAAATCCACACTTCTCCGGGAAATCATTGGATTACATACACCGGCCGAGGGGACGATTCGTCTTTTCGGACAAAACGTGTCAGGGATGGGAGAGCGGGGGGCACAGAATGTGTACCGGCGTTTGGGGGTCATGTTTCAGCAGGGCGGTTTATTCAGTTCGCTGACGTTGGCGGAAAATGTGGCCGTGCCGTTAAGAGAGCATACGGATGTTTCAGCGGAATTGATTCGCGACATTGTGGCCGTGAAAATTGCCACGGTGGAATTGCCTATGGACAGTGCCGATAAATTCCCCAGTGAATTAAGTGGGGGTATGCGGCGACGAGCGGCCTTGGCACGGGCGATTGTCATGGATCCGGAACTCCTTTTTTTAGATGAACCCACTGCCGGTTTAGATCCCATCATTGCGGCCGGATTTGATGCCTTGGTCCTGCAGTTGAAAGCGGTACTAGGATTAACGGTGGTGATGGTCACGCATGACCTTGATTCTCTCTGGCGCATCGCCGATCGTGTCGCCGTGCTCGGGAACGGCACCATCCTGGGGGTAGGCACGATGCACGAACTAGCGGAATCACGCGACCAGATTATTCATGAATATTTCCATGGTCCCCGGGGAAGGGCGGCCCAGAGTCAATATGAGGTTTCATGA
- a CDS encoding MlaD family protein — MMEPRGNYVIVGVFVFVLGAIAVGMVLWLGKSDYRGAYDQYHAYMRQSVSGLSVDSTVKYRGVNVGRVKEIALNPDNTEEVRLTLDILRGTPIKTDTVATLETQGLTGLATMNLEGGSREAPRLEPEPGQAYPVIQTKPSLFFRLDMAISRLLSEQGLSKLLSSLHGLSKSTAAFMNEENRLKMEGILNDLARVSHILSRHQETIVQGIDRAAEAAENLAILTSTVNQDMPRLVARIHQSVTAVKTVAEELARTGKTLESIVEESQPEIQQFTRETLGETGQLVIELRQLTNTLQRVAHQIEQEPDSLIYGRPSQPRGPGE, encoded by the coding sequence ATGATGGAACCGCGAGGGAATTACGTCATTGTCGGAGTGTTCGTCTTTGTGCTGGGTGCAATTGCGGTGGGAATGGTGTTGTGGTTGGGGAAATCAGATTACCGCGGTGCATATGACCAGTACCATGCCTACATGCGGCAATCCGTGTCCGGGTTAAGCGTCGACTCGACGGTGAAATATCGGGGCGTGAATGTGGGGCGAGTGAAAGAGATTGCATTGAATCCGGATAATACCGAGGAGGTGCGTTTGACGCTTGATATTCTTCGGGGCACACCTATCAAGACCGATACGGTTGCGACGTTGGAGACGCAAGGATTAACCGGATTGGCGACGATGAATTTGGAAGGAGGAAGTCGCGAGGCACCGAGATTGGAACCCGAGCCGGGTCAAGCCTATCCGGTCATTCAGACGAAACCCTCGCTCTTCTTTCGTTTGGATATGGCCATTTCGCGTCTCCTCTCAGAGCAGGGGCTTTCCAAGCTTTTGAGTAGCCTGCATGGGTTGAGTAAAAGCACTGCGGCTTTCATGAATGAGGAAAACCGGTTAAAGATGGAAGGTATTCTGAATGACCTTGCCAGGGTGTCTCACATCTTGAGTCGGCATCAGGAAACCATCGTCCAGGGAATCGACCGGGCGGCTGAAGCTGCCGAGAATCTGGCCATCCTGACCTCTACCGTGAACCAGGACATGCCAAGACTGGTCGCGCGAATTCACCAGAGTGTCACAGCGGTCAAGACGGTGGCGGAAGAATTGGCCCGAACCGGAAAGACGTTGGAGTCCATCGTTGAGGAAAGCCAGCCGGAGATTCAGCAATTCACGCGCGAAACCTTGGGTGAAACAGGGCAATTAGTCATCGAACTCCGGCAGCTGACAAACACGTTGCAACGAGTGGCTCATCAAATCGAGCAGGAACCCGATTCGCTGATTTATGGTCGACCATCTCAACCCAGAGGTCCCGGTGAGTAA
- a CDS encoding ABC-type transport auxiliary lipoprotein family protein has translation MTAMFLLAAIILSTALSACALSRGTDEPVRSYVLERVEGGEGRGTDRSRPSNLPSLLVSLPQPAPGYESQRMAYEQVPYEIRYFATSQWVDSPARMLAPLIMNALDGSGEWGAVIQLPSVLRGDYRLDLSQVALVQEFTQQPSRIRLALRAQLVTVFDPRVIGTRSFEFYEVAPSEDAYGGVQAAQKAIGRLLVELKHWLQVCLQTGQPHC, from the coding sequence ATGACAGCCATGTTCCTGCTGGCGGCCATCATCCTTTCGACAGCACTTTCCGCTTGTGCCCTTTCTCGAGGGACGGATGAGCCGGTGCGGTCATATGTCCTGGAAAGAGTGGAGGGTGGGGAAGGCCGGGGAACGGATAGATCCCGTCCATCGAATTTGCCAAGTCTTCTTGTTTCGCTCCCTCAACCTGCCCCGGGATATGAATCGCAACGAATGGCCTATGAACAGGTTCCCTATGAAATTCGCTATTTTGCCACCAGCCAATGGGTGGATTCCCCCGCTCGAATGCTGGCCCCGTTAATCATGAATGCACTCGACGGCAGTGGGGAATGGGGTGCGGTGATTCAGCTGCCTTCCGTGCTTCGAGGGGACTATCGCTTGGACCTCTCCCAGGTGGCGTTGGTTCAGGAATTCACACAACAGCCGAGTCGAATTCGATTGGCACTGCGGGCACAACTGGTGACCGTTTTTGACCCGCGCGTCATTGGAACGAGGAGTTTCGAATTTTATGAAGTGGCGCCCAGCGAAGATGCTTATGGCGGCGTGCAAGCTGCTCAGAAAGCGATTGGGAGGTTGTTGGTTGAGCTGAAACACTGGTTGCAGGTCTGTCTCCAAACAGGTCAACCGCACTGCTAA
- a CDS encoding PAS domain-containing sensor histidine kinase, with amino-acid sequence MPEQEMTQPIDYVQMIAKCAPVMMWMAGTDKQFNYFNKAWLECTGRTLEQEMGNGWSEGVHPDDLKQCQETYTTAFDARQDFKMSFRLRCHDGAYRWIMDTGAPLFTPDEIFAGYIGSCVDISEVAKAKQILHEVTCRIFQAQEEERQRIARELHDDFSQRLALMAVELQLLTRKGADGQEDLEHAARPLTEQIKRLSSDLYHLSHHFYPTKLEKLGLLPTVKGYVRELKTLCSFSVKVFESNFPKVLPKHIDLGLFRIIQEALWNAKKYSQVSQAFLELRGTTHKVYVKITDWGVGFKEHTIKEMVGLGLLSMEERARILGGSITVKSKPDKGTQITVEIPLPGTDYYQK; translated from the coding sequence ATGCCTGAACAAGAAATGACTCAACCTATTGATTATGTCCAAATGATTGCGAAGTGCGCTCCCGTCATGATGTGGATGGCCGGAACGGACAAACAATTTAATTACTTTAACAAGGCATGGCTTGAATGTACCGGCCGCACGCTGGAACAGGAAATGGGAAATGGCTGGTCAGAGGGGGTCCATCCAGATGACCTCAAGCAATGTCAGGAGACCTATACCACAGCCTTTGACGCCCGCCAAGATTTTAAAATGTCCTTCCGACTCCGTTGTCACGATGGGGCATATCGTTGGATCATGGACACGGGTGCTCCCCTGTTTACTCCCGACGAAATATTTGCCGGTTACATCGGATCCTGTGTAGACATCTCAGAAGTTGCAAAGGCGAAGCAGATCTTACATGAAGTTACTTGCCGGATCTTCCAAGCACAGGAAGAGGAACGGCAGCGGATTGCCAGAGAATTGCATGATGATTTCAGTCAGCGGTTAGCCCTCATGGCGGTCGAATTACAATTACTCACAAGGAAGGGGGCAGACGGTCAGGAGGACCTTGAGCACGCCGCCCGACCGTTGACAGAACAGATCAAAAGGCTCTCATCCGATCTGTACCATCTCTCCCACCATTTTTATCCCACGAAATTGGAGAAGTTGGGATTACTCCCAACCGTGAAGGGATATGTTCGAGAATTGAAAACGCTGTGCTCTTTTTCGGTAAAGGTGTTTGAAAGCAATTTTCCAAAGGTCTTGCCGAAACACATCGATCTCGGCCTGTTTCGAATCATTCAAGAAGCCTTGTGGAATGCTAAAAAATATAGCCAGGTTTCTCAAGCGTTTTTAGAGTTACGAGGCACAACACACAAGGTCTACGTAAAGATTACCGATTGGGGGGTAGGCTTTAAAGAGCATACCATAAAGGAAATGGTCGGTCTCGGGCTTCTCAGTATGGAAGAACGGGCTCGAATCTTGGGAGGAAGCATCACGGTCAAATCCAAGCCAGACAAAGGGACGCAAATTACGGTAGAGATCCCCCTCCCTGGGACGGATTATTACCAAAAATAA
- a CDS encoding response regulator transcription factor, with amino-acid sequence MLLHRILLADDHALLLDAFSKLLEPDFTVVGKLQNGRSVLHEARKLRPDIILLDMHMPLLNGLEAGRQIKKLMPEIQLVYLTVDEDPELVNEAIQAGASGYLIKNSAASELFHALREVVQGRVYITPLLKQAMEKKFVQGTGKRLMTQKLTSRQREVLQLLGEGHSMKQIGSILHVTPRTVAFHKYRMMEDLRMKSGAELIHLAMQEGLLAK; translated from the coding sequence ATGCTCCTTCATCGAATCCTCCTGGCGGATGATCATGCATTGCTGTTGGACGCTTTTTCCAAATTGCTCGAACCTGACTTCACGGTTGTGGGCAAGTTGCAGAATGGCCGTAGTGTGCTGCACGAAGCACGGAAGCTCCGGCCGGACATCATTTTACTGGATATGCACATGCCCTTATTGAATGGGCTTGAGGCGGGTCGGCAAATTAAAAAATTGATGCCGGAAATTCAACTCGTGTATTTGACCGTGGATGAAGACCCCGAATTGGTGAATGAAGCCATACAGGCTGGAGCCTCCGGGTATCTCATCAAAAATTCCGCTGCCTCTGAATTATTCCATGCGCTACGGGAAGTGGTGCAGGGTCGAGTGTATATTACGCCTCTCCTGAAGCAAGCCATGGAGAAAAAATTCGTTCAGGGGACCGGAAAAAGACTGATGACCCAGAAGCTCACTTCGCGACAGCGGGAGGTCCTACAACTGCTGGGGGAAGGCCATTCCATGAAACAAATCGGTTCGATCCTTCACGTCACTCCCCGAACCGTCGCTTTTCACAAATACCGCATGATGGAAGACCTTCGAATGAAATCCGGTGCCGAACTCATCCATCTGGCCATGCAAGAAGGTCTTCTTGCAAAATAA
- a CDS encoding response regulator yields MERISILLADDTVEMQSFVQRILNPAYTLVESVTDGQAVLERVPVLKPAVVLLDISMPGMDGFTCARRLKQIAGKTKIIFLTVEDDQEILHEAQAIGYQGYVLKACLATDLNMAIHEALENRCFTSSSEGLNDNS; encoded by the coding sequence ATGGAGCGCATATCCATTTTGCTAGCGGACGATACCGTGGAAATGCAATCCTTCGTTCAACGCATTCTCAACCCTGCATACACCTTGGTGGAATCAGTGACGGACGGACAGGCTGTCTTAGAACGGGTTCCGGTTCTAAAGCCTGCGGTGGTCCTTCTTGATATCTCCATGCCCGGAATGGATGGCTTCACCTGTGCCCGCCGCCTCAAACAAATAGCTGGTAAGACAAAAATCATATTCCTGACCGTTGAGGATGATCAGGAAATTCTTCATGAAGCCCAAGCCATCGGTTATCAGGGATATGTCCTGAAAGCTTGTTTAGCGACGGACTTGAATATGGCCATTCATGAAGCTCTGGAAAATCGATGTTTTACCTCCTCTTCCGAAGGCCTGAACGACAATTCGTAA
- a CDS encoding arylsulfatase — protein MVLPVGAQDKPNIVIIWGDDIGRSNISAYTKGMMGYQTPNIDRVAHEGMIFTDYYAEQSCTAGRSAFITGQSVFRTGLSKVGLPGADLGMRKEDPTIAELLKPLGYATGQFGKNHLGDKDEMLPSNHGFDEFYGNLYHLNAEEEPELPDYPKASDFPNFKKKYGPRGVIHSFSDGRITDTGPLTKKRMETIDDDIAARANEFIEKQHKAGKPMFVWVNFTHMHFRTHPKSESVGQAGRWQSPYHDTMIDHDKNVGQVLNKLDELGIADNTIVMYGTDNGPHMNSWPDSGMTPFRNEKNSNWEGAYRVPAMVRWPGKIKAGSISNEVMSHMDWMPTLLAAAGDPDIKGKLLKGHKAGEKNFKVHLDGYNFLPFLTGQEKKGPRQEYFYFSDDGNLTGLRYDNWKVVFAEQRQRGTLQIWFEPFTQLRAPKLFNLRMDPYERADVTSNTYWDWLIDHVFLFVPAQAIVGEFLQTFQEFPPRQKAASFTVDRVLESLQTPAQGR, from the coding sequence ATGGTTTTACCCGTTGGGGCACAGGACAAACCGAACATCGTCATCATCTGGGGGGATGACATCGGGCGAAGTAATATCAGCGCCTACACGAAAGGCATGATGGGTTATCAGACGCCCAATATTGACCGTGTAGCCCATGAAGGCATGATTTTTACGGACTATTACGCGGAGCAGAGTTGCACGGCCGGCCGTTCGGCCTTCATTACCGGGCAGAGTGTCTTCCGCACCGGGCTGAGTAAAGTGGGATTACCGGGGGCCGACCTCGGTATGCGAAAGGAAGATCCCACGATTGCCGAACTCCTGAAACCGCTGGGCTACGCCACCGGCCAGTTCGGCAAAAATCACCTGGGCGACAAGGATGAGATGCTTCCCAGCAACCATGGCTTTGATGAGTTTTACGGCAATCTCTATCATCTAAATGCCGAGGAGGAGCCGGAGCTGCCTGACTATCCGAAGGCCTCGGACTTCCCTAATTTCAAAAAGAAATACGGTCCACGCGGTGTGATCCACAGTTTTTCCGATGGCAGGATTACCGATACCGGACCATTGACGAAGAAGCGCATGGAAACCATTGACGACGACATTGCGGCTCGAGCCAATGAATTCATCGAGAAACAGCACAAGGCGGGTAAGCCGATGTTCGTGTGGGTGAATTTCACGCACATGCATTTCCGGACCCATCCGAAGTCGGAAAGTGTGGGGCAGGCCGGTCGCTGGCAGAGTCCCTATCATGACACCATGATCGACCATGACAAAAACGTCGGCCAGGTTCTCAACAAGCTTGATGAACTGGGCATCGCCGACAACACAATTGTGATGTACGGAACCGACAATGGACCGCACATGAACTCGTGGCCTGATAGCGGCATGACCCCTTTCAGGAATGAAAAGAACTCCAACTGGGAAGGCGCCTACCGCGTTCCTGCCATGGTGCGGTGGCCGGGTAAGATCAAGGCCGGTTCGATCTCCAATGAGGTTATGTCGCACATGGACTGGATGCCTACGCTGCTTGCGGCCGCCGGAGATCCTGACATCAAGGGGAAACTCCTGAAAGGCCATAAAGCGGGTGAAAAGAATTTCAAAGTCCATCTCGATGGCTATAACTTTCTGCCGTTTCTCACCGGGCAGGAAAAGAAAGGCCCACGTCAGGAATACTTTTATTTCTCCGATGATGGGAACTTGACCGGACTCCGTTACGATAACTGGAAGGTGGTCTTCGCTGAGCAAAGGCAACGGGGTACCCTGCAGATTTGGTTTGAACCTTTTACTCAACTGCGTGCGCCCAAACTCTTCAATCTACGGATGGATCCGTATGAACGGGCGGACGTGACCTCAAACACCTATTGGGATTGGCTGATTGATCATGTGTTCTTATTCGTCCCGGCACAGGCCATTGTGGGCGAGTTCCTGCAGACCTTCCAGGAATTTCCGCCACGACAAAAGGCGGCCAGTTTCACGGTCGACCGGGTGCTGGAGAGTTTACAGACGCCCGCGCAGGGGAGATAA
- a CDS encoding HAD family hydrolase — MLRKIPKVRLWFIGLLYFCLAVSADYAYAKDPLPSWNEGTSRQAIIHFVERTTTEGKPEFVPVDQRMAVFDNDGTLWSEQPAYFQLLFAIDRIKELAPTHPEWQTQMPFKAVLENDMAALAASGEKGLIQLVMASHAGMMTTEFEQIVTDWLGMARHPRFKRPYTDLVFQPMLELLMYLRAHDFKTYIVSGGGIEFMRPWTENIYGIPREQVIGSSIKVKLELRNGNPVLVRLPEIDFIDDKAGKPVGIHKFIGRRPIAAFGNSDGDLQMLQWTAAGKGPRFMLLVHHTDAEREWVYDRKSKIGHLDKALDEAQKRGWTVVDMKKDWKVIYPFQKY; from the coding sequence ATGCTTAGGAAAATTCCGAAAGTTCGATTGTGGTTTATTGGATTGCTGTATTTCTGTTTGGCCGTATCCGCTGACTATGCCTATGCGAAAGATCCACTGCCGTCTTGGAATGAGGGAACCAGCAGGCAAGCGATCATTCATTTCGTTGAGCGAACGACCACGGAAGGTAAGCCTGAATTCGTGCCGGTGGATCAACGCATGGCGGTGTTTGATAACGATGGTACCTTGTGGTCTGAGCAACCTGCCTATTTCCAACTGCTCTTTGCCATCGATCGCATCAAAGAATTAGCCCCAACGCATCCTGAATGGCAGACCCAGATGCCCTTCAAGGCGGTCCTGGAAAATGATATGGCGGCACTCGCCGCTTCCGGTGAAAAAGGGTTGATACAACTCGTCATGGCTTCGCACGCGGGAATGATGACGACGGAGTTCGAACAGATCGTCACAGACTGGCTGGGTATGGCCAGGCATCCCCGCTTCAAGCGGCCGTATACGGATCTCGTCTTCCAGCCGATGCTTGAGTTGCTAATGTATCTTCGGGCCCATGACTTCAAGACCTATATTGTGTCCGGGGGCGGGATTGAATTCATGCGGCCCTGGACGGAAAACATTTATGGCATCCCCCGCGAGCAGGTTATTGGAAGCAGTATCAAGGTGAAGTTGGAGTTACGTAATGGGAACCCAGTGCTTGTTCGTCTCCCTGAAATTGACTTCATCGACGACAAAGCAGGCAAGCCAGTGGGCATTCACAAGTTCATCGGCCGCCGGCCTATCGCGGCGTTCGGCAACTCCGATGGCGATTTGCAAATGCTCCAATGGACGGCAGCAGGGAAAGGGCCACGGTTCATGCTGTTGGTCCACCATACGGATGCCGAGCGGGAGTGGGTGTATGACCGAAAGTCTAAAATTGGTCATCTTGACAAAGCCTTAGATGAAGCTCAGAAGCGTGGGTGGACAGTTGTGGACATGAAGAAGGACTGGAAAGTCATTTACCCTTTCCAGAAATATTAA